The region ACTGAGATGTAAATGTCAtaggaggcaaaagaggtttgattacagtgtcagagggcaataagtgagcctctacTGGAGGTTGTGCATGTCTATCAGTGACCTCCAACTTACAGAGGGCtataaaagagctcaaagaaaatgcaagaccaGTCTCAGATGGAAAACGTGGAGTGGTGTTCTATGGAAGAGGAAAAgatttccattccaacacaaactttttgctagaatgGGAAAGccagggagcaagttagagtttcctcaacaagagggccccgtcactaggtgaccaggttgctatattgggcatttctaggctgaggactgctgagtgggcagccatgacatcacaaagtctaggttgtcacaaaggcagctaccctgacccatgagggcctgcagcctggccCTACAGTGGGCGGGAATAAGCACTGGTATCGCGAGAgacccaggccagtgggaaaatcaagctgtgccaatagaagcaaaatctagcaaccgtcatggctgggagaaaagtcagcaggaaatcccatgGGCggaggaggcggaccctctcccgctcctcaagagcagagttgcagttcccggttagccacGTGGATCGCCTCCTGCGAGAGGGAGGCTGCTCCAAGCGCCTGAGCTCGTcagcacctgttttcctggcagcagttgtcgagtacctgacagccaacgtcctggagctggcgggcaaggaggccgccaactgccgcaggaagcgcatcgccccacagcacgtgcagagggcattggacagcaaccagcagctccagagcctctttcaacatggtaccgaacctcaggtcgaggagatgcctaaacgcaagaaaaagtagcacTCCCTGggtaccaaggcctggcgggacctcatcaacagccccatcccacctccaaaactcccctagatgAGGAGCCAGTGGTGCTGCCACCTGCAAATGCTAATAAATGATGAAAATCCATGCCAgggctcctgactcctctgattgtgtcttttgagatggaggggtccctaagacatcgagcgggagctgtcccacACAGAGTTGCAGGATGGAAGGTGTGGTCGGCGTGGGCTGTTTGAATCAgcgatttcagaggagccgtgtctgatggtgacagtgcggaccgtggccctggagggacgagctggccgggctaaaggggagagaagtcgTCTTCACAGGCCTCGAgaggccaggaagttggcgggggCCTCCTAGGCAAGCTGAATTCCCAGCAGGACGctgggaactggggtggagctaaAGGCCacgactggggtggggaaggattggTTCACagtagggaaggtctaaagtcagaaggcgatggcaatggggTGGGCTGGAGAGGGTGGCACACAGGGTGGCATGAACTTGATGGGACGGGGCTTTCACATGAAGACTGAAGAGGGATGGGAAACCataaggaaatagaggaaaaggaatcatggtcaggttgatttcacttcttatttatttataccctgcacattccaaaagaggacttggcacacAGATTGGGGGCTactgctgtgatcctttgtgagCTACGGATACGGATCCACCTGTCCTCTTTCGGACACTGGTAAATTCAGTAGTAATATTATATCAAAggtactgtctggcctcaaacaggcaactcaagcagttcttcctgcttaggaaagattaatgaattgacttctctgttaacgtgttccatcacgaacacgattatcgatcccattctcagatgaaacacctaagctgtctaagatcttGTGTTTCTTAGAACAACATAGAGCTGTCACTAGCTGCATATGCGTCTAGAGAGGTAGAAGTATActctgtgtaaattttgtcccaagtgATGGACCCGCAaggctttttaaaactttcattgtgccgTTTTACGTTAGAAATAGGTATCACAGGAAGTCCCCTAGCCATCTGTCCGCTTGCCTGTGGGCTGACAGTCCATGGcacccaagagggccttcctctgctgcctgctggcctttctcAGATGGTTGGTCACAGGCTACccagcgacttcaacaacagttcagaggacctgggtttcagatcccaggtCGCCGctctcttgtcatgtgatctttggcattcatctattccctctgagcagagGTTTCCTCGTGTGTAAAAGGGTAGTAAGAATCCCTTCATCTCTGGGTTTTCCCAGAGATGAAGGCCACGTGTGctgtaaactgctgctttgcatggcacGTGGCCCACGGTAGAACTTCATCCGTAGCTGCGTCGATCTCCTCCCCTAATACCAGCTGCTCAGGTGCCCGAACCCAAGGCTCAGGTGGGCCTGGTGCTCAGGCGATGgcccagtgcccgggctcaccccgtgccgagccttgtggggaggcggttgagtgccatgcagaggaagaAGATGGGGGTGCATGAAGCAAGCACTCCcaactctgggttcctctctgctccttCTGCTGGCCACATACTCTCTCACTGCCCCTtcccaccatctgtctaagcaaaagaatcttgcttggcctctggctgaTTCACAGGAGAGGccccagaaggaaggaaataacgtctggggtgtgctcagggCTCTTTGGGAGATGTGTTCCTCTAAAcccaaaatgcctttcgtgccacatgatacgcattGAACCTCGTATTTACAGACACCcaccagatgcccaccaccccataaatgtgtgtttcctcacagagggccacggaACAACCCTAGCCTTAGcaaagctcatgtcttcctcttctatacctgggagtagcacacaggtcactcccggCAAACACatttggagagtcaccctcagctGATCACATAACAGTGACAGCatcacctcctcccctccctgaagtgaaacatctttgtgtccaagacatgggcttctcgcATTCCATTGTCTTTAAGTCAACAGTGAGTACTTCTAGgctgagtgatgccagagaattaatcggtatactcagATCTTGACGTGGTAGGTAAATAGCTGTCTGATGCTTCCAAAGTGTATTTTGCAAATGGCCGTGGCTTGATGtcgaaccaaacataatctcctGGAtacttcaccagcaggcacatctgagggattcattgaaggcaagagaagccataGTTGGTGGGTTAACCATgccgggttagtggtgctgtgttgCCAGGTGGTCACCTTACATTCCATGAGGCAGTCGCCTTCAACGGgcagtgtgagtcgtggaagaagccacgtttcccgggctctttcaggcTCTTCGCTTGATGcctgagttggcatttgcaggttgagctcgaacgagtccccgttggccagctctctgcacagccgtgggcgtgggaggatcggcagggagatcCTGACATCCCTTTACGCTCATGCTCAGCAGAGCTTGGGacttcacggcaaacatgggggccaagaccagcgtagcagcagcctcccctAGCACccgccacacccctttccctggagaACTGGAGCTTCCACTtgagggatactcagctggaagtgagtggctggaggctgcagccaggttagtggaggacccaacctgaagtgaaatcgtgctgggatagccagtctagggaggagccaatgcgtattccgtgaactaagagtacacccaggtgtgaagaggatgagtgaaggggatgggggtgattgcagcctagagtaGGACATTGAAAGAAGTGCAAGGTGAAGCCTGCTTcggtcctaggatgaaatattgtaAGAAATGCCAGTGTGGAATGTGAAGCCAGCCAAGGcattacacatctgcaatctcttcttttcaaaagaACCTTTTTAGACAGTGCCTTTTTGAAGGGCAGGAGCCATgtttggcatttattttatatcactCAGGgccaggactggctacataatttgggGGGCTCGGTGCAAAATAAAAGAGCAGGccctttttagaaaaattattaagaacttCAAGATGGCAACAACAGAGCATTAAACACAGCATGGTACCCTTTTAAGGGTTGTTGACTGTGGGCCTGCACAGGAGGCATGCCCATGAAGCTGGCTTTTCCTAAGGCTGTGCATACAGTATCAATGACCACTTTCAAATGAATGGATGTAGTCAATGAatgaatgtgaattttaaaaggttaaattcttttaaaatcattctttAGTTTGTGGAAGATACTTTGTTCCTGAAACTGAAGGAGGACGATGCTATAGATAACTGTTTTCAGTGTTTGACTGGAAAACTTTGGCTGAGCAAAGAGCCTGTTGCTATGTAAGTGTTAATTACAGGGAGTTTTAAAGGATAACTTTTAAAAGAGGAACAAATCATGActctcatacaaatataaaatgaacctATGTCAAACATTTTagctcattaatatttttattttaatttatcaatacacaatgtagttgatttttgtgtccatttaccaattcctctttttgctcaccctctcctccctcccccaccattaacatcatatatgttcacttattttaacaagttcaaggaattgttgtgattgttctgtcttctttttttcccctcccatttatttgtatgtagaactatttaa is a window of Cynocephalus volans isolate mCynVol1 chromosome X, mCynVol1.pri, whole genome shotgun sequence DNA encoding:
- the LOC134367992 gene encoding histone H2A-Bbd type 2/3, with the protein product MAQKRKKEMEEVRKGIADLQIDPNSQKMFRYPLPSTQMATIPTWRQIKKLTQEANKITEQHGHGAYKRRREQERMSEQRHAIFTVIYRKRQKQKGGDEGNVSRKSHGRRRRTLSRSSRAELQFPVSHVDRLLREGGCSKRLSSSAPVFLAAVVEYLTANVLELAGKEAANCRRKRIAPQHVQRALDSNQQLQSLFQHGTEPQVEEMPKRKKK